A single window of Oncorhynchus keta strain PuntledgeMale-10-30-2019 chromosome 34, Oket_V2, whole genome shotgun sequence DNA harbors:
- the LOC118367813 gene encoding zinc finger protein 850, with product MLGLQGSTSSPKMYRCVACSATFTGLASLLVHQASHAVQYDKQPPQSEKQPLCTHCGEVLSNKELQDQHFCKALPETPAPSLFICDCGDEFQNFNEMLEHKRSHVSTPQQQTPTTDARYLSQDECSLVEPAQPVSPQPTLSQTILGLIPPSHPSPLSPVIPSSILPQLNSTSIVPEVYTNKGFIALTRPPELNNLPPGASEQELQPDGLDQPENSSTAQEPSPQSVQDETPEDADCPVTSCASSEDAGAPKNETIMKMIANAYMKRYQPAQHYPLRHKRLVFPKRELIPVEVMSQSKQTAASTPGPSIGQLRHLLTNSGAKTIARPSGIISLTQTFCPVVVLETRQKLIDSRNRATQGRYQCGRCRSVFQDLDSLTVHHALHRKEIVKCCRHCKQLMIGKPPLPDNHICPLAPHHLTSVGSKCHSIKKTALFQKQKKQQPQRIFQSVKARTPYFCQVCKHSYARRYNLNVHKCQGPPHPLQHASNSALYKNTAFGLNIKAREPVTGVNQRPLISKTAGVGTVSTRQIKEEVISAESRPHPQFPDLLWSGSPKSFSSFYPKVSTHVTPEEIDSGSATLQQGDGEGDNAASSFKQEGKDGEWTMPLDDSEIDVLIEAVDAEDDDDLMLQEPISQGHVKSTKDGVPYFIKDGARRFPCYRCQKTYSRGCTLKKHQRLCGNRSFLPQSTFRTVAQKVNKGQFQFDCYVCGRSFNRKDNMLIHRKKCQLSRTVAKNDNGLLPQGLPAAQAPQRLVAQSSKNLGDNGANWGIMSLPNVLPRRVTCECGAGFTSPRLLLEHLQKHAQESYTCPTCGETLSSWADYEVHLQVHMQPQHQMYGGMQQQSSPPLLLRFPQQSRQQRLPKQRHAPLQHSLPAQRPQPNQQPLRKPRKPQPRCVCIRCSNTFCSRGALLKHLSWNRCKGDRGAISAKANHCSRCSMDFPNGLSLKFHQLNGMCKPAFKPMRCPVCVRWFGTVEGLQKHLQTHDQTNSFRCLICQRLYPSLRSLKDHRRKVHCILSGDTAQVTQ from the coding sequence ATGCTTGGCCTTCAGGGAAGCACCTCGTCCCCTAAAATGTATCGCTGTGTGGCTTGTTCAGCCACCTTTACTGGATTGGCATCCTTGTTGGTGCACCAAGCTTCTCATGCAGTTCAATATGACAAGCAACCACCACAATCTGAGAAGCAGCCTCTCTGTACTCACTGTGGTGAAGTGCTTTCAAACAAGGAGCTCCAAGACCAGCACTTCTGCAAAGCACTACCTGAGACCCCGGCTCCCTCTCTTTTTATCTGTGATTGTGGGGATGAGTTTCAGAACTTTAATGAAATGCTGGAGCATAAAAGATCTCATGTCTCAACCCCCCAGCAGCAGACCCCGACGACTGATGCCAGATATTTGAGCCAAGACGAATGTAGTCTGGTTGAACCTGCCCAACCAGTCTCCCCTCAGCCAACCCTTAGCCAAACCATTTTGGGCCTCATTCCCCCCTCCCATCCCTCACCCCTATCTCCTGTCATTCCTAGTTCAATTCTCCCACAGCTTAATAGCACATCCATCGTTCCTGAAGTCTATACAAATAAGGGGTTTATTGCCCTAACCAGACCTCCAGAGCTGAACAACCTCCCTCCAGGTGCAAGTGAGCAGGAATTACAGCCTGATGGGCTTGACCAACCTGAGAACAGCTCTACTGCACAGGAACCCTCACCACAGTCTGTCCAGGATGAGACTCCTGAGGATGCAGACTGTCCCGTTACAAGCTGTGCATCTTCAGAAGATGCCGGCGCACCTAAAAATGAGACGATAATGAAGATGATAGCAAATGCCTACATGAAACGTTATCAACCTGCTCAACACTACCCATTAAGACACAAGAGACTTGTGTTCCCCAAAAGAGAGCTTATACCAGTGGAGGTGATGTCACAATCCAAACAAACAGCAGCATCCACACCAGGGCCCTCTATTGGCCAGTTAAGACACCTGCTTACAAACTCTGGTGCAAAGACAATAGCCCGTCCATCCGGCATCATATCTTTGACTCAGACCTTCTGCCCTGTAGTAGTTCTTGAGACCCGCCAAAAGCTTATTGATTCTAGAAATAGGGCCACACAGGGGAGATATCAATGTGGCCGCTGCCGAAGTGTTTTTCAGGACTTGGACAGCTTGACAGTGCATCATGCCTTACACAGGAAGGAGATAGTGAAGTGTTGTCGTCACTGTAAACAACTGATGATTGGAAAACCACCGCTTCCAGACAACCACATCTGTCCCCTGGCTCCCCACCACCTTACCTCAGTGGGGAGTAAATGCCACTCTATCAAAAAGACTGCATTATTCCAGAAGCAAAAGAAGCAACAACCACAAAGAATCTTCCAAAGTGTTAAAGCTAGGACGCCTTACTTTTGTCAAGTGTGCAAGCACAGCTATGCCCGTAGGTATAATCTCAATGTGCACAAATGTCAGGGGCCACCCCATCCTCTTCAGCATGCCTCCAACTCTGCCCTGTACAAAAATACTGCATTTGGGTTAAACATTAAAGCAAGGGAGCCTGTCACAGGCGTCAACCAGAGGCCTCTAATCTCCAAAACCGCCGGTGTGGGCACTGTCAGCACTCGTCAGATAAAGGAGGAGGTGATTTCTGCAGAGTCAAGGCCACATCCTCAGTTTCCTGATTTACTCTGGTCTGGTTCACCTAAAAGCTTCTCATCCTTCTATCCCAAAGTTTCAACGCATGTAACACCAGAAGAAATTGATTCAGGATCTGCAACACTACAGCAAGGAGATGGTGAAGGGGACAACGCAGCAAGTAGTTTTAAACAAGAAGGTAAAGATGGAGAATGGACAATGCCTTTAGATGATTCTGAGATTGACGTGCTGATTGAGGCAGTAGATGCAGAAGACGACGATGATTTAATGCTACAAGAACCTATTTCTCAGGGTCATGTCAAGTCAACAAAGGATGGCGTGCCTTATTTCATAAAAGATGGTGCTAGACGTTTTCCCTGCTATAGATGTCAGAAAACGTACAGTCGAGGGTGCACATTAAAAAAGCATCAAAGGCTGTGTGGAAATAGATCATTTTTGCCACAATCTACCTTCCGGACGGTAGCACAGAAAGTCAACAAGGGTCAATTCCAATTCGATTGCTATGTCTGTGGGAGGAGCTTTAACCGCAAAGATAACATGCTGATTCATAGGAAGAAGTGCCAGTTAAGTAGAACCGTGGCCAAGAATGATAATGGACTTTTACCACAGGGCTTACCAGCAGCCCAGGCACCACAACGTCTCGTGGCACAAAGTAGTAAAAATCTGGGGGATAATGGGGCAAATTGGGGTATTATGTCATTGCCCAATGTTCTCCCCAGGAGAGTGACATGTGAGTGTGGGGCAGGCTTCACTAGCCCACGGCTCCTCCTGGAGCATTTGCAAAAGCATGCGCAGGAGTCCTATACCTGCCCCACATGCGGTGAGACACTGAGTTCCTGGGCAGACTATGAAGTCCACCTACAAGTGCACATGCAGCCTCAGCACCAGATGTATGGGGGAATGCAACAGCAGAGCTCTCCACCTCTACTGCTTAGGTTTCCACAGCAGTCGCGTCAGCAGCGCCTGCCAAAGCAGCGACATGCGCCTCTGCAACACTCTCTGCCAGCACAGCGCCCTCAGCCAAATCAACAACCTCTGCGGAAGCCTAGAAAGCCACAGCCACGCTGTGTGTGCATACGATGCAGCAACACCTTTTGCAGTCGCGGCGCGCTGCTAAAGCACCTCTCCTGGAATCGGTGTAAAGGTGACAGAGGAGCTATTTCAGCGAAGGCAAACCACTGTTCCCGCTGCAGCATGGACTTCCCCAATGGCCTCAGCCTCAAGTTTCACCAGCTAAATGGAATGTGCAAGCCTGCCTTCAAGCCCATGCGTTGCCCTGTGTGCGTGCGCTGGTTTGGCACTGTGGAGGGACTCCAGAAACACCTGCAAACACACGACCAGACCAACTCATTTCGCTGCCTCATCTGCCAGCGCCTCTATCCCAGCCTACGGTCGCTGAAAGACCACCGCAGAAAGGTCCATTGCATTTTGTCTGGAGACACAGCGCAGGTTACACAATGA